In the Sulfitobacter pacificus genome, one interval contains:
- a CDS encoding amino acid synthesis family protein has product MKAKIRKIAVNIEETHIEMGRAISPPTRKAVAVAVIENPFAGSYTEDLSPLMDIGAELGALLGKRCVDALGITPQATESYGKSAMVGENGELEHAAAILHPKLGAPLRLAVEKGAALVASSKKMGSPGQVLDVPLGHKDAAYVRSHFDGIEVQLNDSPRANEIMVAVAVTDSGRPLPRVGGLTHAEAEGKDGLR; this is encoded by the coding sequence ATGAAAGCGAAGATCAGAAAAATTGCGGTAAATATAGAAGAAACCCATATCGAGATGGGGCGGGCGATTTCACCACCCACGCGCAAGGCGGTGGCGGTCGCAGTCATCGAAAACCCTTTTGCGGGCAGCTATACCGAGGACCTGTCACCCTTGATGGATATCGGTGCCGAACTGGGCGCGCTCTTGGGCAAACGCTGTGTCGATGCCCTTGGAATCACGCCACAAGCGACTGAAAGCTATGGGAAATCCGCTATGGTTGGCGAGAATGGAGAGCTGGAACATGCGGCTGCCATTCTACATCCGAAACTGGGCGCGCCCCTGCGTCTGGCCGTGGAAAAAGGGGCGGCACTGGTCGCCTCTTCCAAGAAAATGGGCAGCCCGGGACAGGTGTTGGACGTGCCGCTGGGTCATAAGGATGCCGCTTATGTGCGTAGCCATTTCGACGGGATCGAAGTGCAGTTAAACGACTCTCCCCGCGCCAATGAAATCATGGTCGCGGTTGCGGTCACCGACAGCGGGCGCCCTTTACCCCGTGTTGGCGGGCTGACCCATGCAGAGGCTGAAGGCAAGGATGGCTTGCGGTGA
- a CDS encoding branched-chain amino acid ABC transporter permease: MTVRRKSATLHLSVLAALVALFFILPPYHSGNLSRIMVLAIYAMGFNILFGYTGLLSLGHAMFFAAGMYGFGLSINLGGVPLPVAFLIGMASATALAAVTGFLALRTTGVAFMIVTLMFAQTAYLVVLYFGSYTRGDEGFVIQSAERIIFGIDLTTEGARYVTALLLFSACFLALARVIGSPFGRTLVAIRENEERARMLGYDTGAHKLKAMILSGLISGIAGAAYAMLFGYVGATFATVQYSIFPLLWVLLGGAGTTIGPLLGVFFMFYLIDFSSSVTTAYMLVAGVVLVLLTMFAPQGLMGEMRKRVFPWLP; encoded by the coding sequence ATGACGGTGCGCAGAAAGTCCGCAACATTGCACCTATCGGTACTGGCCGCATTGGTTGCGCTGTTTTTCATCCTCCCGCCTTATCATTCCGGCAACTTATCGCGGATCATGGTGCTGGCGATCTATGCCATGGGGTTCAACATCCTGTTTGGCTACACTGGCCTGTTGAGCCTGGGCCACGCGATGTTTTTCGCGGCAGGCATGTATGGCTTTGGCCTTTCGATCAATCTGGGCGGCGTGCCGCTGCCGGTGGCCTTCCTGATCGGCATGGCGTCCGCCACGGCGCTGGCAGCTGTAACCGGCTTCCTTGCCCTGCGCACCACCGGCGTGGCCTTCATGATCGTGACACTGATGTTTGCGCAGACCGCCTATCTCGTCGTGCTATACTTTGGCAGCTACACACGCGGCGATGAGGGGTTTGTGATCCAATCGGCAGAGCGGATAATCTTTGGCATCGATCTGACCACTGAAGGGGCGCGCTATGTCACGGCGCTCCTGCTTTTCTCGGCCTGTTTTCTGGCGCTGGCGCGGGTTATCGGATCGCCTTTTGGCCGGACCTTGGTCGCCATTCGTGAAAACGAGGAACGCGCCCGCATGCTGGGTTATGACACCGGCGCGCATAAACTCAAGGCGATGATCCTGTCGGGCCTGATCTCCGGCATTGCAGGGGCGGCCTACGCCATGCTGTTTGGCTATGTCGGGGCGACTTTCGCCACGGTGCAATATTCCATCTTCCCATTGCTGTGGGTTTTGTTGGGCGGGGCCGGCACCACCATCGGCCCGCTATTGGGCGTGTTCTTCATGTTCTATCTCATCGATTTTTCCAGCTCTGTGACAACTGCCTATATGCTGGTTGCAGGTGTGGTACTGGTGCTGCTGACCATGTTCGCCCCGCAAGGGTTGATGGGTGAAATGCGCAAACGGGTGTTCCCATGGCTGCCATAA
- a CDS encoding ABC transporter ATP-binding protein → MLEVKGIHAAYGDVNTLRGVSFDVQPSEILCLLGRNGAGKTTTLKSVMGILPITAGSVTLEGEALSTLPPHEIPRRGIGYIPQGRRLFPELTVDENIEIGLMTRGMGKDTKEWVLELFPRLRERLKQTAGTLSGGEQQMLATARALCLRPKVLLLDEPTEGLQPSMIALIRDVILKMKAEGFAIVLVEQRVDAVLQVADRVVFIENGTSVASATAADLKNDPGMLARYLGV, encoded by the coding sequence ATGCTTGAGGTGAAGGGCATCCATGCCGCTTACGGTGATGTCAACACCTTGCGCGGGGTAAGCTTTGACGTGCAACCCTCTGAAATATTGTGTCTTTTGGGTCGAAATGGTGCGGGAAAAACCACCACCTTGAAATCTGTCATGGGGATTTTACCCATCACCGCCGGCAGCGTCACACTGGAGGGAGAGGCGCTTAGCACCCTGCCCCCGCATGAAATTCCGCGCCGTGGCATCGGCTACATCCCGCAGGGCCGCCGCCTGTTTCCAGAGCTAACGGTAGATGAAAACATCGAGATCGGCCTGATGACGCGGGGCATGGGGAAAGACACGAAAGAATGGGTGCTGGAGCTGTTTCCCCGTCTGCGGGAGCGGCTGAAACAAACTGCGGGCACCCTGTCGGGGGGCGAACAGCAGATGTTGGCCACTGCCCGCGCCCTCTGTCTGCGCCCCAAGGTTTTGTTGCTGGACGAACCTACCGAAGGGCTGCAACCCTCCATGATCGCCCTGATCCGCGACGTCATTCTAAAGATGAAGGCCGAGGGCTTTGCCATTGTTCTTGTTGAACAAAGGGTCGATGCGGTTCTTCAGGTCGCAGATCGCGTGGTGTTCATTGAAAACGGCACGTCGGTTGCATCGGCAACAGCGGCCGATCTGAAAAACGACCCCGGGATGCTTGCGCGTTACTTGGGGGTTTAA
- a CDS encoding ABC transporter ATP-binding protein: MNILETKGLTKVYGGVTANSDVDFTLPTGKITALIGPNGAGKSTFVGMVSGRTEATRGQVIFAGRDISALPAHKRIQLGIAYTFQITSIFPRLTVHENVAIAARRLFGKKPAILASKITAALGKVDIEDRADQIAGDLSYGHQRLLEIAMGLVQEPRVFILDEPTQGLAESEVAGFIALIKSLAGETTILLIEHNMTVVMGAADWITVLDQGMVLANGTPEEISENTAVQAAYLGKTDA; encoded by the coding sequence ATAAATATTCTGGAAACCAAGGGGCTGACCAAGGTCTATGGCGGTGTCACAGCAAATTCCGACGTGGATTTCACCCTGCCAACAGGCAAGATCACCGCGCTGATCGGCCCCAATGGTGCGGGAAAATCCACATTTGTCGGTATGGTCAGCGGGCGCACAGAGGCGACCCGGGGACAGGTTATTTTTGCGGGCCGCGATATAAGCGCCCTGCCCGCACATAAACGCATCCAGCTGGGCATCGCCTATACCTTTCAGATCACCTCCATCTTTCCGCGCCTTACGGTGCATGAAAACGTAGCCATCGCAGCGCGGCGTTTGTTCGGGAAAAAGCCCGCAATACTGGCAAGCAAAATCACCGCGGCGCTTGGTAAAGTCGATATTGAAGATCGGGCTGACCAAATCGCGGGTGACCTCAGCTATGGTCACCAACGACTGCTCGAAATCGCCATGGGGCTAGTTCAGGAACCGCGTGTCTTTATCCTTGATGAACCAACACAGGGCCTCGCAGAGTCTGAAGTTGCGGGGTTTATTGCGTTGATCAAATCACTGGCCGGAGAAACCACCATACTGTTGATCGAACATAATATGACGGTGGTCATGGGGGCCGCTGATTGGATTACGGTGCTGGATCAGGGGATGGTGCTGGCCAATGGCACCCCTGAAGAGATCAGCGAAAACACCGCTGTACAGGCCGCTTATCTGGGTAAGACCGATGCTTGA
- a CDS encoding amidohydrolase family protein, translating to MSEETGSEKLVIRNIGMILSGKLEEPIFDGDCLIALNGKITEWGAEKDLDTEGATTTVDARGVTLAPGLIDSHVHPVVGDYTPRQQQLSWIDSTLHGGVTTLISAGEVHMPGRPKDIVGLKAMAIASQRWYENFRPSGVKVHAGAPVIEQGMVEQDFKDLSEAGVKLLGEVGLGTVKDGKTAQQMVTWARKYGMQSTIHTGGPSIPGSGLIDADMVMETGTDVIGHINGGHSALPDDQILCLCENCSSAFEIVHNGNERSGVLALNAARELGKLDQVILGTDGPAGSGVQPLGILRMIAMLSAFGNVPAEQAFCFGTGNTARQRELDTGLIEVGKCADFVLLDQAQHAPGNSMLESVGQGNLPGVGMTIIDGKVTSTRSRNTPPADRLPEVI from the coding sequence ATGAGTGAAGAAACCGGCAGCGAAAAACTGGTCATCAGAAACATCGGCATGATCCTGTCGGGCAAGCTGGAAGAGCCGATTTTTGACGGCGATTGCCTGATTGCACTGAACGGTAAAATCACCGAATGGGGCGCGGAAAAAGACCTCGATACGGAAGGTGCCACAACAACCGTCGATGCCAGAGGTGTCACATTGGCACCCGGTCTGATCGATAGCCATGTGCATCCGGTGGTTGGCGACTACACTCCACGCCAACAGCAATTAAGCTGGATTGACAGCACCTTACACGGCGGCGTTACCACGCTTATCTCCGCGGGTGAGGTTCACATGCCGGGACGTCCCAAAGATATTGTCGGTCTCAAGGCGATGGCAATTGCTTCGCAACGTTGGTACGAAAACTTCCGCCCTTCAGGTGTGAAGGTGCACGCCGGTGCGCCTGTGATTGAACAAGGCATGGTCGAACAGGATTTCAAAGACCTCTCCGAGGCCGGTGTGAAACTACTGGGTGAAGTAGGGCTTGGCACTGTCAAGGATGGCAAGACCGCACAGCAGATGGTCACATGGGCCCGCAAATACGGCATGCAAAGCACGATCCACACCGGCGGCCCCTCGATCCCCGGATCAGGTTTGATCGATGCGGATATGGTGATGGAAACCGGTACGGATGTGATCGGCCACATCAACGGCGGGCATTCCGCCCTGCCCGACGACCAGATCCTGTGCCTTTGTGAAAACTGTTCTTCAGCGTTTGAAATTGTGCATAACGGCAACGAACGTTCCGGCGTTCTGGCACTGAACGCAGCGCGGGAGTTGGGCAAGCTGGACCAAGTGATCCTTGGCACCGACGGGCCGGCAGGATCGGGCGTGCAGCCGCTGGGTATCTTGCGGATGATTGCGATGCTATCGGCCTTTGGCAATGTACCGGCGGAACAGGCGTTTTGTTTTGGCACCGGCAATACGGCGCGGCAACGGGAGTTGGACACAGGGCTGATCGAAGTCGGCAAATGTGCGGACTTTGTGCTGCTGGATCAGGCACAACACGCGCCGGGCAACTCCATGCTGGAGTCGGTCGGCCAAGGCAACCTGCCCGGTGTCGGCATGACCATCATTGATGGCAAGGTCACCTCTACCCGCAGCCGGAACACCCCGCCTGCGGATCGCCTGCCCGAAGTTATCTAG
- a CDS encoding branched-chain amino acid ABC transporter permease, whose translation MEFGPHLMLASLEGAVIASVLVLTSMGLSIVFGVMRVVNVAHGEFYMLGAVLAWYVTSLLGGHPAVGFVAALVVAPLLVGLIAALSDRVILKHLKYDADRTIVATIGLLYIIQQTTLMTFGPDARPVEPPFNHRLALPWFEFGEGGFAMYWPWGLSTTSYKLFVIAAAAVVLVALWLLITRTKIGLIMRATQQDSETAQAFGIPVGRVYSIVFGLGAALAALGAVLVVPIQQAHYLMGADPLLLSFIVVIIGGLGSLPGTVVAALLIGMSDGIISVFFSPTLAKILATFLVAMVLVWRPQGLFGRSAT comes from the coding sequence GTGCTGACCTCTATGGGGCTGAGCATTGTCTTCGGGGTGATGCGCGTGGTCAACGTCGCGCATGGCGAGTTTTACATGCTGGGCGCGGTTCTGGCATGGTATGTGACGTCGCTGCTGGGGGGGCATCCGGCGGTTGGGTTTGTGGCGGCATTGGTTGTCGCTCCGCTTTTGGTGGGGCTGATCGCGGCGCTGTCCGACCGGGTGATCCTGAAACATCTGAAATATGATGCCGACCGCACCATCGTGGCGACCATCGGGCTGCTCTACATCATCCAGCAAACCACGCTGATGACCTTTGGCCCGGATGCGCGCCCGGTTGAACCGCCATTTAACCACCGCCTTGCCCTGCCGTGGTTCGAATTTGGTGAGGGCGGTTTTGCAATGTATTGGCCATGGGGCCTGAGCACGACCAGCTACAAACTGTTCGTCATTGCGGCGGCGGCGGTGGTCCTTGTAGCACTGTGGCTGCTGATTACCCGCACCAAAATCGGTCTGATCATGCGCGCCACCCAACAAGACAGCGAGACGGCACAGGCCTTCGGAATTCCTGTTGGCCGCGTCTATTCGATTGTATTTGGCCTTGGGGCTGCCCTTGCTGCCCTTGGGGCTGTGCTTGTCGTGCCGATCCAACAGGCGCATTACCTGATGGGTGCCGACCCGCTGCTGCTGTCTTTCATCGTCGTTATCATAGGTGGCCTTGGCAGCCTGCCCGGCACGGTGGTTGCCGCCCTGCTTATCGGGATGAGCGACGGCATCATCTCTGTGTTTTTCTCACCTACATTGGCCAAGATCCTTGCTACTTTCCTTGTTGCCATGGTGCTTGTCTGGCGTCCACAAGGCCTGTTCGGCAGGTCCGCCACATGA
- a CDS encoding MarR family winged helix-turn-helix transcriptional regulator: protein MSGDETDDYVLDDQIGFLLRLASQRHSVIFQRNVVGNLTPTQFSTLVRISERGGVSQNHLGRLAAMDVATIKGVVDRLKAKGLVQTRADLKDKRRMSISLTDAGHQMMDDLKRAGHKISALTLDPLSEAESQTLVTLLRKIS from the coding sequence GTGAGCGGTGATGAAACCGACGACTATGTGCTGGATGACCAAATCGGCTTTCTGCTGCGTCTGGCCAGTCAGCGCCATTCGGTGATTTTTCAACGCAATGTGGTTGGCAACCTAACCCCAACGCAATTTTCGACATTGGTGCGCATATCAGAGCGCGGCGGCGTGTCGCAGAACCACCTTGGCCGTCTGGCGGCGATGGATGTGGCGACCATCAAAGGTGTGGTGGACCGGCTGAAAGCCAAAGGGCTGGTGCAGACCCGCGCCGATCTGAAAGACAAGCGACGGATGTCGATTTCGCTGACTGATGCAGGGCATCAGATGATGGATGACCTCAAGAGGGCCGGGCATAAGATCAGCGCCCTGACACTCGACCCGCTAAGCGAGGCCGAAAGTCAGACACTTGTAACATTGCTCAGAAAAATCAGCTAG